In the genome of Caulobacter flavus, the window GCTCCGGTCTATCCGTGGGGCGCGGTGTGGACCAACGTCGTCGATCCCGACGGCCGGTTCGCCGGCGCCCTGCGGCAGGTCTATCACCGGGCCGAGGTGATGTGCGGCGCCCTGCCGGTGGGACGCGGCCCGAACGGCGAGGCGCACTGCACGGCGGTGTTCTGGTCGGTTCCCGTGGCCGGCATGGACGACTTCCTGGCCGGCGACTTCGCCGCCTGGCGCGACACGCGGCTGGCCCCGCTGTGGCCGGGCCTGGCCCAGGCCTTCGCCGGTCATTCCGACTGGAGCGGCTTCTCGCGGGCGATCTATCGCGACGTCTCGGTCGGCCGCTGGGACGTGGGGGCCTTCGCCCTGATCGGCGACGCCGCCCACGGCACCAGCCCGCAGCTGGGCCAGGGCGCCAACCTGGCCCTCGTAGACGCCGTCGAACTGGCCGACCGGCTGGTGACCGCGCCCTCGCCCGCCGCCCTCAAGGGCTGGCAGGCCGATCGGCGACGCCACACCGGCCTCTACCAGCTTGTCTCCAAGGCGCTGACGCCGCTGTTCCAGTCGCGCGGCTGGTTCTGGCCGGCGTTGCGCACCTGGGCGTTCACCCCGGCCTCGCGGCTGCCGGGCTTCCGGCAGGTCGGCGTCGGGCTGCTGACCGGCACGCTGCGCCTGGGCCGCTTCCCGCGCGTTACGCGTCCATGACCCCGCCGACCACCGACGTCTTCGACCCGGCCAAGCGTTCGGCCGTGATGGCCCGGGTGAAGAGCAAGGACACCAAGCCCGAAAAGACCCTGCGGCGGCTGCTGACCGCCCTGGGCGCGCGCTATCGCCTGCACCGCAAGGACCTGCCCGGCTCGCCCGACGTGGCGATGCCCGGCCGCCGGCTCGTCTTCTTCGTGCATGGCTGCTTCTGGCACGGCCACGACTGCCCGCGCGGGGCGCGCGTCCCCCAGGCCAACCGCGACTACTGGCTGGCCAAGGTGGCCAGGAACAAGGCCCGCGACGCCCGCGCCGCGGCCGACCTCGCCCAGGCCGGCTGGCGGGTGGAGACGATCTGGGAATGCCAGATGAAGGACGAGGCCGCGCTGGTGGAGCGGCTCAAATCCAACCTCTCCCAAGGGGAGAGGGGGCGGCCCGCGCCGTAGGCGTGGGAGGGTGAGGGGATACGCCGTCGACGGTCCGGCGCTACGCCGCCGCCGTGCGGGCCGGCGGGCTCGCCAGCACCTCGACCAGGGCCGCGTGCAGCTGGGCCGGGTCGATCGGCTTGGCGACATGGGCGTCCATGCCGGCGGTGCGGCAGGCGTCCCAGTCCTTGGAGGTGGAGGAGGCGGTGACCGCGATCACCGGGACCTGCTGGTTGGGGCCGGGCTCGGCGCGCAGGATGCGAGTGGTCTCGCGCCCGCCCAGGCCGGGCATGTAGACGTCCATCAGCACCACGTCGAAGGCGCCCGCGCCCAGCAACTCCAGGGCCCGCTCGCCGGACTCGGCCAGCACCGGCGCCACGCCGAAGGTCTGCAGCACCAGCTCGACGGCGCGGCGGTTGACCACGTGGTCGTCGACCACCAGCACCCGGGTTCCGGCGATCGAGGCCGCGCTTGCCGCCTCCTGCGGAGCCTGGGCCTCGTCGACCCGGACGGTCAGGCGCAGCGTGGCGCCCTTGCCCAGGCCCTCGCTGGTCACGGTGATGTCGCCGCCCATCAGCCGGGCCAGCTCGCGGCTGATCACCAGGCCCAGCCCCGAGCCGCCGTGCCGGCGCACGACCTCTGCGGTCAGCTGGTCGAAGGGGGTGAACAGGCGCGGCAGGGCCTCGGGCTCGATGCCGCGGCCGGTGTCGACGATGCCGATCTCCAGCGTCCAGCCCTCGCCCTGGCGGTGAGCGGCCAGGAAGACGGCGATCTCGCCGCGCTCGGTGAACTTGATGGCGTTGGACAGCAGGTTGTTGAGCACCTGGCGCAGGCGCAAGGCATCGCCGGCCACCCAGCGCGGCAGGCCCGCGGCGCCTTCTATGCGCAGGCGCAGGCCCTTCTTCTGCACCTCAGGCCGCCACAGCCGCAGGGTGTCGGCCAGGGCCTGGCGCAGGTCGTAGGGCGCGCGCTCGACGGCCATCCGGCCGGCCTCCAGCCGCGAGAAGTCCAGAAGGTCGTTGAGCAGGGTGCGCATCATGCCGCCGGCGTCGGCGATCAGCTGGGCGTGGACCTTTGCGCTGGGCTCGGGCGCCTCGCTGTGCAGGCGGGCCGCGCCGGCCAGGATGGCGCTGATCGGGGTGCGCAGCTCGTGGCTGATCATGGCCACGAAGGCGCTCTTGGCGGCCACGGCCTCCTCGGCCTCGTGGCGGCGGCGCTCGGCCTCGGCCTTGGCGGCTTCCTCGGCCCGCAGCGCGGCCTCCAGGGTGCGGGCGGCGACGGCGACCGACAGGATCAGCAGAAGAACTCCGAACCACAGGGCGTTGGCCAGCGGCGAGTCCGGATTGGCCGCCCGGCCGATGAACGGCACGATCAGCAGGTAGATCACGTGCGGCAGCGCCGCGGCCAGGGTCGCCGAGCGCAGGCTGACATTGACGACGATGACGTTGAGCAGGGCCCCGGCCAGCAGCAGTCCGCCCAGGGTGGGGGCGAAGCGCTGATGCGATGCGAACAGCGGCAGGGCCAGAGCCCCGAAGATGGTCGAGGTGACCGCCGGCATGATCGCCAGCGCCCAGCGCCGCCACCCGGCCAGGAAGCGCGCGGGATCGGCGGTCAGCCGGCGGAACAGCCACAGCTCGAAAAGCTGGGCCAGGGTGTAGGCGGCCGCCCACAGCCACACCCAGGCCATGCCGACGAACACGTGCAGGATGAGCGCCATGGCGACGGTGGCGACCAGGCGCAGATAGACGTTGCCCCGCCGCGCCGCGGCGGCGTGGATGATCGCCGCTTGCCGATCCTTGACGTTACTGGTCCGTGCGCTCATGGCGCGGCCCCCGCTGGCCTGGAAACACGGAATGTCCCGCCCGTACTATGGGCGACAGACGCTAAGAGGGCGTGAAAGAACGCCGCTCTCTCAATGGCACGTCGGGGCGGGGCTTGGCGAGGACGGTAAGGGGCTGCCGGGCGATTCGTCGCACCCGGCCCGGAAAACGGTCAGAGGTCAGGAGCGGCCGAGCAGGCGGTCGAGATCCTCGGGCGACAGGCCTTCGATCTCCAGCCGCTTGAGGCGGGCGGTCGCGCCGCTCGTCACGCGGACGGCCGAGCGCGACAGGCCAAGGCGCTTGGCCAGCAAGGCGACGAGGGCGGCGTTGGCCTCGCCCTCGACCGGTGGAGCGCTGACCCGCGCCTTCAGATAGGGCCGGCCGTCGGCGTCGGCCGCCCAGCCGTCGATCGCGTCGCGCCCACCGCGCGGCGTCAGGCGCACGGCCAGGACGGCGGGCTTCACGGCTGGATCAGCCGAGGATGCCCAGCAGCGTGTTGCGCAGCGGGAACAGCAGGAAGTTCTGCACGCCGACGATCACCAGCAGCAGGATGATCGGGGTGATGTCGACGCCGCCCAGCGGCGGGATCACCCGGCGCAGCGGGGCCAGCAGCGGCCGCGTCACCGCGTCGAGGAAGCGGCTGATCTGGTAGACGGCGTTGTTGCGCAGGTTGATGACGTCGAAGGCCACCAGCCAGCTGATGATCGCGCTGATGATCACCGCCCACTTGAGCAGCTCCAGCAGGGCGTTGAGGATGAAGAAGACGAAATAGATCAGCGGGGCCATGTGCGTTCCAGGCTAGGTCAAGGCTTCTTGCCCGCCCCCGCCCGCCCTGGCAAGGCCGCGCTGTTTTCGCGGGCCCCGCAACTGCCGCTTGACGGACGCCCCGGGCCACCGTATCTCCGCGCTTCCTTGGGGCCGTAGCTCAGATGGTAGAGCGCCTCGTTCGCAATGAGGAGGTCAGGGGTTCGATTCCCCTCGGCTCCACCAAGGACCCCCTATAAGCTATTGTTTTTAAACGCTTATTGCGTTCGGCGCGTGGGCTGGCTCCACATTTTTCCCCACAGAATATCTGCGCTGGCGCGCTACGTGATGATCCTTGGTGGGTGTCTCTGAGAAGGTCGCTCGGGCCGAGTGCGGATTTCCCCGGAATCCTTGGCCGCGCAAAATTCTTCCAAAGTGACGAAGATCTCTCCGTGACAATATGACGCCCGCCGTAGACGTCATTTTTTATGGTCAAGCTTACAGGCAGGTACGGGACTGTAACAATTAATCCGAAATTAGAGCCTTGCCGGCTCATCTTGCGATAATGGACCCACACACGGCGCCAACTTTAGTTCCGGACGCTGAAGCCTTCGATTTCGAGGCCGGTTGGTCGCGCCTAGCCAGCGGCGAACGCGGCCTGCGGGCCCCGGGTCAGACCGCGGCGGCCCACGTGTTCAATCAGATAGCCACGCGCCTGGAGACGGCCACTCGCGGCGAGCAAGCTTCTTCATCGGTTGTCAGTTCAGCAAGTGCCGGCGGTAGTTATGTCGCGGCCATGGCGGTCAAGGGCCTGGGCCGCCTACGACGCGAGCTGGGTTCGTCCGTGGCGGACCATATTCTCGGACAGACTGCTCAGCGGCTGAAAGCGCTTGTGCCGCAGTCCAGGACTGGCCGGGTTGGCCGCGCCGGCTTGGAATTTGCCTTCGAGGCTGTCGACGACCTCGAAGCTGAGGCCCTGCTGTCCGAGCTCGAAGCCACACTGGAGCGGCGGTTGCATGTTGACGGACAGGTGTTCGACCTGGAGGTCGTCATCGGCTTTGCGAGTAGAGCGCTCCACGGCGACCATGTCGCTGACTGCGCCGCCGACGCGCTGATTGAAGCTCAGGCTCAAGGTCGCGGGGTCCTACTCTACCGGGAAGCGGACCTTCAAAAGGCCGCCGAGATCAGCGCCATGTTGCGCGATCTTCGCGCGGCCCTGGCGGACGACGACTTATCGCTTGTCTATCAGCCCAAGCTGCACGTCCCATCACAGACGATCCTTTCCGTCGAGGCCCTGCTGCGGTGGCGTCATTCATCGAAAGGCTGGATATCGCCTGAGGTATTCATCGGTCTAGCCGAGCAAACCGGCCTGATCGCCGACATCACCCGGTGGGTCGTGCGTCGGGCGCTGCGGGACCAGACCTGGCTGGTTGAGGCCGGTAATTCGGTCACCGTTTATCTGAACCTTTCGGGTCGCCTCCTCGCGGATGCTGCATTCTGCGCCTGGATCTTGGAGACTGTGCGCGAGTTCGATCACTGCGCGCTGGGCTTTGAGATCACCGAGACCGCCGTAATCGACGACCCAGAGCACGCTTTAGCGAACCTGCAAGTCTTGGTTGACGCAGGGCTGAAGATTGCCATCGACGACTACGGCTCAGGCCTGTCGTCGCTGGCCTATTTGAAGCAGATGCCCGCCCACGAGCTGAAGATCGACAAGATGTTCATCTCAACTCTGACGTCCAGCCACCGCGATCCGCTGTTGGTCCGCTCGACCATCGACGTTGCTCATGCGCTGGGCATGGAGGTGACGGCTGAGGGGGTCGAGACGGCCGGAGCTCTAGCCCTGCTTCGGGTCATGGGATGCGATCACATCCAAGGCTATCTCGTCGCCAAGCCGCTGGAGCTTTCGGCGCTCAGCGATCTGTTAGGCGACAAGGATTTCGGCGCGTCGTTTGCCCGTGCCTCCTCGCCGTTCAAGCTTCCGGTCAAGTCGTCCGGGCGCGGTATGGCCGGCTAAGCTGAGCCATACTGTCGGCAAGGCGACAATATCATAAGGGATTGTCCAAGCTCGCGTTTCAGTCGATGAACGAACAACGAGTATTGGGAGTTTGGCCTTGCGGATTTTGTTCGTCGAAGACGATGCCATGAACCGCCGTGTGGTGCGGGACATGCTGTCGGTGGCGGGACTAGATCTGGCTGAGGCTCCCGAAGCCGAGACCGGTCTTCGCATGATCGAAGACAATGATTACGACCTGATCCTGATGGATTTACGGATGCCAGGCATGGACGGGTTGACCGCCATCCGCGCGATCCGCGCGCGCGACGACGCCAAGGCCACGCTACCGATCGTCGTCGTCACGGCCGACATGGCCTCGGACATTCGTCACCAATGCCTGACCGCAGGCGCCGACGACGTCATGATGAAGCCGGTCGCGATGGAAAACCTGTTCGACACGATCGGCAGAGCCATCGCCGGACGTGGCGACCAGACGCTGCTCTAGCTCAGAACGACGCCGAGACCGCAGCGAAGACGCGCCAGTCCTTGTCGCCGGTCTCGTAGGGCGTCCGGGTCAGGGGCTTCGCCGCCTCGACGCGCGCGGTGATCTTGTTGTTCACCGTTACCCTCAGCCCGCCGCCAGCGGACGAGAAGGCCGCCGAGCGGAGGCTGTAGGCCGAAGCGGTGTTCCAGACCTTCGCTCCGTCGACGAAGGCGTAGGCTTGAACGAAGCTGACCGGTCCAGCCTTCTTCGGCGCGAAGCCATACCGCAGCTCGGCCATGGCCCCGGCGCCGCTGTCTCCCGAGATTTCCGCGTAGTTGTAAGCCCGACCGTAAGGCAGGCCGCCGGGGGCGAACTCTTCGGACAGCAGCAGGTGGTTGGGGCTCCACTGGGCGTCGGCCGAGACGTAGACGCCCATGCGCTTGCCCAGGTCGCGATAGTGGCTGGCGCCGACATTGACCTTCCAGAAGCCTCCGTCGGCGTCGAAGCGCGAATGGTTGCGGCTCGGGGTGCGGGTGGCGCCCAGGACCTGGAGGCCTCGCGACACCTGGGCATACCCGCTGACCGAACTGCGGCTCGTGCCGCTGTCGGCCTGAACCGAAGCGCGGACCACACGCAGGTCATCACTATAGGCCCCGCCATTACGGTATGACTGTTCAACATGCCGCCCGTCGAGCGCTACCGCGGCCCAGACAGCAGTTTTGCGGTCGCGGACGATCGGGTGGGCCAGGCGCAGGCTTACGGCTTGGCTCTCGGTGCCGACGGTGTTGTTCTGAGGCGCGCTGCCTTGGCGCGACCGTGATGCCGAGGCGCCGACGCGAAGGCGTGTCTCGCCAGCCAGCGGCGCTCCGTAGGCCAGGTCAGCCTGGGCATACTCGCCCGGATCATTGGGCACGGTCAGCACCGACAGGGCCAGTTGGTCACCCGCGGTGACGACGCCGTTGCGGGCCAGGCGGACATTGGCCTGCACCGGCCCCAGCGTCCGAGCGCCACGGTTGTCGATGTAGATGCTGCCCGTCCAGCGCTTGAGGCCGGCGACGACGACCAGCTTATGCCGGGCGGGGTCGTCGAGATTGGGTTCGATGCGCGAGCTCGGCCGCACGCCGGGGAGATCGCGCGCCAAGGTCAGGCGCCGCTCTAGGTCTGCGAGGCGCAGGGGGCGTCGGCCCGACACTCCGTCCAGCAAGGCCTCCACGGCCGGGGCCGCGTCGCCCGTGACTTCGACCTGGTCGATATAGCCTTCGTAGACGCGGATACGGGCGTGACCGCCCGGGACTTGCGGCGGCACGACAGCGCGCGACAGGAAATAACCGTCGGCGCGGTACTTGTCGGTGATAGCCTGGGCGATCTTGACCAGATCTTCCATGGCGACTTCACGGGCCAGATAGTAGGAGTAGAGCGGCGCCAACTGCTTCAGCGGGTAAGCGCTCACGCCATCAATGGTCAGGCCCGTCAGGACGAAACGTTCGCTGGACGGGGCTTTCGGAGGCGGCTGCTGCTGGGCAAGGGCCGGCGTAGAAATACTGATCGTCGCAAGAACAGCCGAGAGCAAGCAGGCGCACAACCTACCGCAGGCTATGTCGGCTATCAGACGTTTAGCATTTGATATAAGATGTCCCACAACGAAACCAATAGCTTGGATAGATAAATCCAGCGTTAAGTTCGCTTGGCAACCACGGGAATTAGGAGAGATTTAGCTTAGTGGACTTATACCTGACCAACTACATCGATCGGCAGGTATAGAGGCACTACCATGGGTCTGACCCGTATGGCCATCGCGGTTTCCGCAATCGCCTTAAGCGCCACCGGCGCCTTTGCGGCCGATTGGAAGCTGGTCGAAGTCGCTGGCGTCGTACGTATCGCTGCCCCCGGCAAGGCCCCCGCGCCAGCGGCCGCCAATCAGGTTCTACCGGTCGGAAGCATCGTCACAACGGCCGCAGGTGGGCGCGCCGCGCTATTCAATGGCAAGCAACGGATCACTCTGGGTCCCAACAGCCGCATGTCGGTAGCGCCCGAGTCGAACGACGGTATGACCCGGGTGATGCAGGATCTCGGCTCGATCTTGTTCCAGGTCGA includes:
- a CDS encoding very short patch repair endonuclease gives rise to the protein MTPPTTDVFDPAKRSAVMARVKSKDTKPEKTLRRLLTALGARYRLHRKDLPGSPDVAMPGRRLVFFVHGCFWHGHDCPRGARVPQANRDYWLAKVARNKARDARAAADLAQAGWRVETIWECQMKDEAALVERLKSNLSQGERGRPAP
- a CDS encoding YggT family protein, which produces MAPLIYFVFFILNALLELLKWAVIISAIISWLVAFDVINLRNNAVYQISRFLDAVTRPLLAPLRRVIPPLGGVDITPIILLLVIVGVQNFLLFPLRNTLLGILG
- a CDS encoding response regulator — encoded protein: MRILFVEDDAMNRRVVRDMLSVAGLDLAEAPEAETGLRMIEDNDYDLILMDLRMPGMDGLTAIRAIRARDDAKATLPIVVVTADMASDIRHQCLTAGADDVMMKPVAMENLFDTIGRAIAGRGDQTLL
- a CDS encoding putative bifunctional diguanylate cyclase/phosphodiesterase codes for the protein MFNQIATRLETATRGEQASSSVVSSASAGGSYVAAMAVKGLGRLRRELGSSVADHILGQTAQRLKALVPQSRTGRVGRAGLEFAFEAVDDLEAEALLSELEATLERRLHVDGQVFDLEVVIGFASRALHGDHVADCAADALIEAQAQGRGVLLYREADLQKAAEISAMLRDLRAALADDDLSLVYQPKLHVPSQTILSVEALLRWRHSSKGWISPEVFIGLAEQTGLIADITRWVVRRALRDQTWLVEAGNSVTVYLNLSGRLLADAAFCAWILETVREFDHCALGFEITETAVIDDPEHALANLQVLVDAGLKIAIDDYGSGLSSLAYLKQMPAHELKIDKMFISTLTSSHRDPLLVRSTIDVAHALGMEVTAEGVETAGALALLRVMGCDHIQGYLVAKPLELSALSDLLGDKDFGASFARASSPFKLPVKSSGRGMAG
- a CDS encoding FAD-dependent oxidoreductase, translating into MTTLKIGIVGCGVGGMAAALALARRGHAVTLLEAFEQPRPVGSGLLLQPTGLAALRALELENAVRAAGAPVQELIGHDSRGRRVMALDYADWRSGAHGVGIHRAALFDALHAPLVPAGVEIITGARITRLENIARPVLHDAAGRAFGPFDIVLVADGSASTLRTALKPRARAPVYPWGAVWTNVVDPDGRFAGALRQVYHRAEVMCGALPVGRGPNGEAHCTAVFWSVPVAGMDDFLAGDFAAWRDTRLAPLWPGLAQAFAGHSDWSGFSRAIYRDVSVGRWDVGAFALIGDAAHGTSPQLGQGANLALVDAVELADRLVTAPSPAALKGWQADRRRHTGLYQLVSKALTPLFQSRGWFWPALRTWAFTPASRLPGFRQVGVGLLTGTLRLGRFPRVTRP
- a CDS encoding DUF167 family protein, coding for MKPAVLAVRLTPRGGRDAIDGWAADADGRPYLKARVSAPPVEGEANAALVALLAKRLGLSRSAVRVTSGATARLKRLEIEGLSPEDLDRLLGRS
- a CDS encoding ShlB/FhaC/HecB family hemolysin secretion/activation protein; this translates as MGHLISNAKRLIADIACGRLCACLLSAVLATISISTPALAQQQPPPKAPSSERFVLTGLTIDGVSAYPLKQLAPLYSYYLAREVAMEDLVKIAQAITDKYRADGYFLSRAVVPPQVPGGHARIRVYEGYIDQVEVTGDAAPAVEALLDGVSGRRPLRLADLERRLTLARDLPGVRPSSRIEPNLDDPARHKLVVVAGLKRWTGSIYIDNRGARTLGPVQANVRLARNGVVTAGDQLALSVLTVPNDPGEYAQADLAYGAPLAGETRLRVGASASRSRQGSAPQNNTVGTESQAVSLRLAHPIVRDRKTAVWAAVALDGRHVEQSYRNGGAYSDDLRVVRASVQADSGTSRSSVSGYAQVSRGLQVLGATRTPSRNHSRFDADGGFWKVNVGASHYRDLGKRMGVYVSADAQWSPNHLLLSEEFAPGGLPYGRAYNYAEISGDSGAGAMAELRYGFAPKKAGPVSFVQAYAFVDGAKVWNTASAYSLRSAAFSSAGGGLRVTVNNKITARVEAAKPLTRTPYETGDKDWRVFAAVSASF
- a CDS encoding ATP-binding protein, which codes for MSARTSNVKDRQAAIIHAAAARRGNVYLRLVATVAMALILHVFVGMAWVWLWAAAYTLAQLFELWLFRRLTADPARFLAGWRRWALAIMPAVTSTIFGALALPLFASHQRFAPTLGGLLLAGALLNVIVVNVSLRSATLAAALPHVIYLLIVPFIGRAANPDSPLANALWFGVLLLILSVAVAARTLEAALRAEEAAKAEAERRRHEAEEAVAAKSAFVAMISHELRTPISAILAGAARLHSEAPEPSAKVHAQLIADAGGMMRTLLNDLLDFSRLEAGRMAVERAPYDLRQALADTLRLWRPEVQKKGLRLRIEGAAGLPRWVAGDALRLRQVLNNLLSNAIKFTERGEIAVFLAAHRQGEGWTLEIGIVDTGRGIEPEALPRLFTPFDQLTAEVVRRHGGSGLGLVISRELARLMGGDITVTSEGLGKGATLRLTVRVDEAQAPQEAASAASIAGTRVLVVDDHVVNRRAVELVLQTFGVAPVLAESGERALELLGAGAFDVVLMDVYMPGLGGRETTRILRAEPGPNQQVPVIAVTASSTSKDWDACRTAGMDAHVAKPIDPAQLHAALVEVLASPPARTAAA